The following are encoded together in the Microbacterium hatanonis genome:
- a CDS encoding HNH endonuclease signature motif containing protein, producing MLDNDGAPFDGEARRGADGLPATGAVESWFEEREWFDADGDPVAAGRDGLDAVSDVSTLMSVFAAQRFERVESLRREAVAEAAVFRGKTTEIVMRSLRLELATVLQVTEYIAERMLGTADGLVNRYPLMLDALSHARTTERHADVFVELVDRVEPELREQVVPLAVDLATTHALGSFRRLLRKLVDTVRAATLSERHAEAIRERRVVVQPGEDGMSWVMLYTSAVKAHAVHNRATAIANVLAEREGEERTLDELRADVMVDLLVDGDVPAHPDAARGIRATVAVTVPALSLLNDEHANTAPAVVEGVGPIPIDHARELCGGAGGWMRVLTHPETGMVLSVGRDQYRTPAPLRRLVEWRAETCMAPGCGTPARRCQIDHQLAWEHGGTTELSNLAPLCVGHHTIKHHGGWRVTQIPDSGGSLEWTSPGGRRFAVQPERKVPVFRPAPDNDHPPESTAPF from the coding sequence ATGCTCGATAACGATGGCGCTCCGTTCGACGGTGAGGCGCGGCGCGGTGCCGATGGCCTCCCGGCGACCGGGGCAGTCGAGTCGTGGTTCGAGGAGCGGGAGTGGTTCGACGCGGACGGCGATCCTGTCGCGGCGGGGCGTGACGGGTTGGATGCGGTGTCTGATGTGTCGACGTTGATGTCGGTGTTCGCCGCGCAACGGTTCGAGCGGGTGGAGAGTCTGCGTCGGGAGGCGGTGGCCGAGGCTGCGGTGTTCCGGGGGAAGACGACGGAGATCGTGATGCGGTCCCTGCGCCTTGAGCTTGCGACGGTGTTGCAGGTCACGGAGTACATCGCAGAGCGGATGCTGGGCACCGCGGATGGTCTCGTGAACCGGTACCCGTTGATGCTCGACGCACTGTCGCACGCGCGGACGACGGAGCGGCACGCGGACGTGTTCGTGGAGCTGGTCGACCGGGTGGAGCCCGAGCTGCGCGAGCAGGTCGTGCCGCTCGCCGTCGACCTCGCCACCACACACGCGCTCGGGTCATTCCGCCGGTTGCTGCGCAAGCTCGTGGACACGGTGCGGGCGGCGACGCTCAGTGAGCGGCACGCGGAGGCGATCCGGGAGCGGCGGGTGGTGGTGCAACCCGGGGAGGACGGGATGAGCTGGGTGATGCTCTACACCTCCGCGGTGAAAGCCCACGCGGTTCACAACCGCGCGACCGCGATCGCGAACGTCCTCGCCGAGCGGGAAGGCGAGGAACGCACCCTCGACGAGTTGCGCGCGGATGTGATGGTCGACCTCCTCGTCGACGGCGACGTCCCGGCCCACCCCGACGCGGCCCGCGGAATCCGCGCGACGGTCGCGGTCACCGTCCCCGCACTGTCGCTGCTCAATGACGAGCACGCGAACACGGCCCCGGCGGTGGTGGAGGGGGTCGGGCCGATCCCCATCGACCACGCCCGGGAGCTGTGCGGTGGCGCGGGCGGGTGGATGCGGGTGCTCACCCACCCGGAGACGGGGATGGTGCTCTCCGTGGGACGTGACCAGTACCGCACGCCCGCACCGCTCCGGAGACTCGTGGAGTGGCGGGCCGAGACCTGCATGGCACCCGGATGCGGGACCCCCGCCCGCCGGTGCCAGATCGACCATCAACTCGCGTGGGAACACGGCGGCACCACGGAACTATCCAACCTCGCGCCCCTGTGCGTCGGACACCACACGATCAAGCATCACGGTGGGTGGAGGGTCACCCAGATCCCCGACAGTGGCGGATCCCTCGAATGGACATCCCCCGGCGGAAGACGATTCGCCGTGCAACCCGAACGGAAAGTCCCCGTCTTCCGACCCGCACCCGACAACGATCACCCACCCGAATCCACCGCACCCTTCTGA
- the lpdA gene encoding dihydrolipoyl dehydrogenase, with protein sequence MPHYDVVILGAGPGGYVAAVRSAQLGLSTAIIEEKYWGGVCLNVGCIPSKALIRNADLAHTFHSQADLFGISGDVSFDFGVAWDRSRKVADTHVKGIHYLMKKNKVTEYEGRGTFLDANSIEVAKADGSTEKVTFDNAIISTGSTVRLLPGVTLSKNVVTYEEQILNRDLPESIVVVGAGAIGMEFAYVLTNYGVKVTIIEFLDRALPNEDAEVSKEIQKQYKKYGVDILTSTKVETVVDSGDKVTVTYTGKDGAQGSIDADRVLMSIGFAPRVEGFGLDKTGVELTERGAIAIDDYMRTNVPHIYAIGDVTAKLQLAHVAEAQGVVAAETIGKAETQTLGDYRMMPRATFCSPQVASFGLTEQQARDAGHDVKVAKFPFSANGKANGLGEPIGFVKLIADAEHLELLGGHLIGPDVSELLPELTLAQKWDLTALEAARNVHTHPTLSEAVQEAFHGLAGHMINI encoded by the coding sequence ATGCCTCATTACGACGTCGTCATCCTCGGCGCGGGCCCCGGCGGGTATGTCGCGGCAGTGCGAAGCGCCCAGCTCGGACTGTCCACCGCGATCATCGAAGAGAAGTACTGGGGCGGTGTCTGCCTCAACGTGGGCTGCATCCCCTCGAAGGCTCTCATCCGCAACGCCGACCTCGCTCACACCTTCCACTCGCAGGCGGATCTGTTCGGGATCTCGGGCGATGTCTCGTTCGACTTCGGCGTGGCCTGGGACCGCAGCCGCAAGGTCGCGGATACCCACGTGAAGGGCATCCACTACCTGATGAAGAAGAACAAGGTCACCGAGTACGAGGGCCGCGGCACCTTCCTCGATGCGAACAGCATCGAGGTCGCGAAGGCCGACGGATCGACCGAGAAGGTCACCTTCGACAACGCGATCATCTCGACCGGTTCGACCGTGCGCCTCCTGCCGGGCGTGACGCTCAGCAAGAACGTCGTGACGTACGAGGAGCAGATCCTCAACCGCGACCTGCCCGAATCGATCGTCGTCGTCGGTGCCGGTGCGATCGGCATGGAGTTCGCCTACGTGCTGACGAACTACGGCGTCAAGGTGACGATCATCGAGTTCCTCGACCGCGCCCTCCCCAACGAGGACGCCGAGGTCTCGAAGGAGATCCAGAAGCAGTACAAGAAGTACGGCGTCGACATCCTCACCTCCACCAAGGTCGAGACCGTGGTCGACTCCGGCGACAAGGTCACCGTCACGTACACCGGCAAGGACGGCGCCCAGGGCTCCATCGACGCCGACCGCGTGCTCATGTCCATCGGTTTCGCGCCCCGCGTCGAGGGCTTCGGTCTCGATAAGACGGGTGTCGAACTCACCGAGCGCGGCGCGATCGCGATCGACGACTACATGCGCACCAACGTGCCGCACATCTACGCGATCGGCGACGTCACCGCGAAGCTGCAGCTCGCGCACGTGGCCGAGGCGCAGGGCGTCGTCGCCGCCGAGACCATCGGAAAGGCCGAGACTCAGACGCTCGGCGACTACCGCATGATGCCGCGCGCGACGTTCTGCTCTCCGCAGGTCGCGAGCTTCGGGCTCACCGAGCAGCAGGCACGCGACGCCGGTCACGACGTCAAGGTCGCGAAGTTCCCCTTCTCGGCCAATGGCAAGGCGAACGGCCTCGGCGAGCCCATCGGCTTCGTGAAGCTCATCGCCGACGCCGAGCACCTCGAGCTGCTCGGTGGTCACCTCATCGGACCCGACGTGTCGGAGCTCCTCCCCGAGCTCACGCTCGCGCAGAAGTGGGACCTCACCGCCCTCGAGGCCGCCCGCAACGTCCACACCCACCCGACCCTGTCGGAGGCGGTGCAGGAGGCGTTCCACGGTCTTGCGGGACACATGATCAATATCTGA
- a CDS encoding copper resistance CopC family protein — MTSSPTRTRRRAPFAVAAAVLALFAVFAPASPVFAHDQLVSTDPAADAVLTALPTEITLSFSAELLGDGGSNVVEVTDAAGTSLIDGAAVVDGVNVTQALTGAASGPIAVIWRVVSSDGHPISGEFAFTVDAPATPTSAPTETSASETPEPTMTTMTPAETSEPTTTTAPDSEASASSPLPWIIGVVIVLAVIGVVLYLLVLRPRGRSGGGSTGDRPTTDD, encoded by the coding sequence GTGACTTCCTCTCCTACGCGCACCCGTCGTCGTGCACCGTTCGCGGTGGCCGCGGCCGTCCTCGCCCTGTTCGCCGTGTTCGCTCCCGCGTCGCCCGTTTTCGCGCACGACCAGCTCGTTTCGACCGACCCGGCGGCCGACGCCGTGCTCACGGCGCTGCCGACGGAGATCACCCTCTCCTTCAGCGCCGAACTGCTCGGCGACGGCGGCTCGAACGTGGTCGAGGTGACGGATGCTGCGGGCACGTCGCTCATCGACGGCGCGGCGGTCGTCGACGGTGTCAATGTCACGCAGGCGCTGACGGGCGCGGCATCCGGCCCGATCGCCGTGATCTGGCGCGTCGTCTCGAGCGACGGACACCCCATCTCGGGCGAGTTCGCGTTCACGGTCGACGCACCCGCGACCCCGACCTCCGCACCGACCGAGACCAGTGCGTCCGAGACGCCCGAGCCGACGATGACGACCATGACGCCGGCGGAGACGAGCGAACCGACCACGACGACCGCCCCCGACAGCGAAGCATCCGCCTCGAGCCCGCTCCCCTGGATCATCGGGGTCGTCATCGTGCTCGCCGTGATCGGCGTCGTGCTGTACCTGCTCGTTCTGCGTCCCCGGGGCCGCAGCGGCGGGGGCTCGACGGGCGACCGGCCGACGACCGACGACTAG